A single Montipora foliosa isolate CH-2021 chromosome 7, ASM3666993v2, whole genome shotgun sequence DNA region contains:
- the LOC138011868 gene encoding tRNA-dihydrouridine(20a/20b) synthase [NAD(P)+]-like: MADQDEVGDKLKCLTYKKPLELFEERKVVRMCAPMVRYSKLAFRTLVRRYGCDLVFTPMIVSDCFVKSVKARDKELSTNTGDRPLVVQFAASNSRDFADAAEIVAPFVDGFDLNCGCPQRWALQEGYGAKLINNPELIKDIVRQTMYRIPGLPVSIKIRIHENIRKTVELCRQAEMAGVAWITVHGRTVKQRGEPADWKAIKLIKESLSVPVVANGDIKSEADVRSVHEKTGVDGVMAARGILNNPAMYAGYDSTPLQCVVDWVDIALSHGTSFTNFHHHLMYMLEKVTSKAERRVFSELKSTPAVLEYLNEHYGI; encoded by the exons ATGGCGGACCAGGACGAAGTGGGTGACAAACTGAAGTGTTTGACTTATAAAAAGCCTCTGGAACTCTTCGAAGAGAGAAAAGTAGTGAGAATGTGTGCACCAATGGTTCGGTATTCAAA gcTTGCTTTCAGGACCTTAGTAAGAAG GTATGGCTGTGATCTAGTGTTTACTCCAATGATAGTGTCCGATTGTTTTGTAAAGTCTGTCAAAGCAAGAGACAAAGAACTTAGTACCAATACAG GAGATCGCCCTTTAGTTGTTCAGTTTGCCGCAAGTAACTCCAGGGATTTTGCTGATGCAGCAGAAATCGTTGCTCC gtTTGTCGATGGTTTTGATCTTAACTGTGGATGTCCTCAAAG GTGGGCGCTGCAAGAaggatatggagcaaaattaaTCAATAACCCAGAATTGATTAAAGACATTGTAAGGCAGACAATGTATCGTATCCCTGGGCTTCCAGTGTCAATCAAAATCAGAATACATGAAAACATCAG aaAAACAGTTGAGTTGTGCAGGCAAGCAGAAATGGCTGGAGTGGCGTGGATTACAGTTCATGGAAGGACTGTGAAACAGAGAGGTGAACCAGCAGACTGGAAAGCTATTAAACTG ATTAAAGAGAGTCTGTCAGTTCCTGTTGTTGCTAATGGTGATATCAAATCTGAAGCAGATGTCAGGAGTGTTCATGAAAAAACTGGAGTTGATG GTGTTATGGCTGCCAGAGGAATTTTAAACAACCCAGCTATGTATGCTGGCTATGACAGCACTCCACTCCAATGTGTTGTAGACTGG gTGGACATTGCTTTATCCCATGGCACATCATTCACCAACTTTCATCACCATTTGATGTACATGTTAGAAAAAGTAACCAGCAAAGCAG